In Dromaius novaehollandiae isolate bDroNov1 chromosome 4, bDroNov1.hap1, whole genome shotgun sequence, a single genomic region encodes these proteins:
- the LOC112988628 gene encoding radial spoke head protein 6 homolog A-like: MAEPPGEPRPEARAGPAAGRDRGAQEQSWPEEGPEQPPYEGFEPEEVPPWPRQPGLGPAAYEYQGVRQASGQPQELRRSVYQPPAPSQDPYRAQDQRGSFYQPHAPGQAPYQSETPEQYLCQPHGTEQGPYEPEVSEIAVSERYALGQDSYRTEEPRQSAYESYAAGLDPYQTHEPRSVYETYTLQEDPYQAYEPGHGPYQPHEPGYGLYQPGYSTYDEQVPDPNPRMLAMQNAKAYLLKSSTTSGLNLYDHLANMLTKILDEQPTNAVDIIENISKDVKWAQFRKKMDTLRDEHEILPTFEVAEKRKALFLKVHGEGDEELEDEIAETPLPNVMETAFYFEQAGIGLSKDETYHILLALKQLISVQPIQTCRFWGKILGLEMNYIIAEVQYNDRAEEEEAEDEEDNEEGGKAMSEDKGGDEDEEKQEDDEPPQSTYRPPPVIPKEDNGTGTNKYVYFVCNEPGKPWVKLPPVTPAQIVCARKIKKFFTGRLDAPVVSFPPFPGNEANYLRAQIARISAGTQICPIGFYQFGEEEGDEEEEGGGGRDTYEENPDFQPLSVVEMVDSLSTWVHHTQNILKQGRCVWLNPFQKSEEEEEGEEEEKAEETDEVQQEIGPPLLTPVSEDEGIQNVPAWTAQYSTNLVPQYAVAILQSNRWPGAYAFASGRRFDNIYLGWGHKYSPENHTPSLPPPVQTEYPSGPEITETNDPTVEEEQALKAAQEEALAAAGEEEEEEEDEDEDEDD, from the exons ATGGCGGAgcctcccggggagccgcggcccgaGGCGCGGGCCGGCCCGGCAGCAGGCCGGGACCGCGGTGCCCAGGAGCAGTCGTGGCCTGAGGAGGGCCCCGAGCAGCCGCCTTACGAGGGCTTTGAACCCGAAGAGGTCCCTCCTTGGCCtcggcagccggggctgggaccagCTGCCTATGAGTACCAGGGGGTAAGGCAAGCGTCTGGTCAGCCGCAAGAGCTGAGACGCAGCGTCTATCAGCCTCCCGCACCCAGCCAGGACCCCTACCGAGCACAAGACCAAAGAGGGAGTTTCTATCAGCCTCACGCACCGGGACAAGCACCCTATCAGTCAGAGACCCCCGAGCAGTACCTCTGTCAGCCACACGGAACAGAACAAGGCCCATATGAGCCAGAGGTATCAGAAATAGCCGTCAGTGAGAGGTACGCGCTGGGACAAGACTCTTACCGGACAGAGGAGCCAAGGCAAAGCGCATATGAGTCATATGCAGCAGGATTAGACCCTTATCAAACACATGAACCGAGAAGTGTCTATGAGACGTACACACTACAAGAGGATCCCTATCAAGCCTATGAACCTGGGCATGGCCCCTATCAACCACATGAACCAGGTTATGGTCTCTATCAGCCGGGCTACAGTACGTATGATGAGCAGGTACCAGATCCTAACCCCCGGATGCTGGCAATGCAGAATGCAAAAGCCTATTTGCTGAAGAGCAGCACAACGTCTGGCCTGAACTT ATATGATCATCTTGCTAACATGCTAACAAAGATCCTGGATGAACAGCCCACAAATGCGGTAGACATAATTGAGAATATCAGCAAGGATGTGAAGTGGGCCCAGTTTCGGAAAAAAATGGATACTCTCCGTGATGAGCATGAGATTCTTCCAACATTTGAAGTTGCAGAAAAGCGTAAAGCTTTATTCCTTAAGGTGCATGGAGAAGGAGACGAAGAGCTGGAAGACGAGATA GCAGAGACTCCTCTACCCAATGTGATGGAAACAGCCTTTTATTTTGAACAGGCTGGAATTGGCTTGAGCAAAGATGAAACCTACCACATACTCCTTGCCCTTAAACAACTAATTAGTGTTCAGCCAATCCAGACCTGTCGCTTTTGGGGCAAGATTTTAGGCCTGGAGATGAACTATATTATAGCTGAAGTACAGTACAATGAtagggcagaggaggaggaagcagaagatgaagaagataatgaggaaggagggaaagcgATGAGTGAGGACAAAGGAGGAGATGAAGATGAAGAGAAACAAGAAGATGATGAACCACCACAGTCCACCTACAGGCCCCCACCTGTCATCCCAAAAGAAGACAACGGGACTGGGACTAATAAGTATGTCTACTTTGTCTGTAATGAGCCAGGCAAACCCTGGGTGAAGTTGCCTCCAGTGACTCCGGCACAGATTGTCTGTGCCAGGAAAATCAAGAAGTTCTTCACTGGTAGGCTGGATGCTCCTGTTGTGagctttccccctttccctggaAATGAGGCCAATTACCTGCGTGCACAGATAGCTCGGATCTCAGCAGGAACCCAGATCTGTCCCATTGGATTTTACCAAtttggagaggaggaaggagatgaagaggaagaggggggaggaggaagagatacATATGAAGAAAACCCCGATTTTCAGCCTCTTTCTGTGGTTGAAATGGTGGATTCTCTCTCCACATGGGTACACCATACACAGAATATTCTAAAGCAG GGTCGCTGTGTTTGGCTTAATCCTTTTCAAAAatcagaggaagaagaagaaggtgaagaagaggagaaagcagaggagACAGATGAAGTACAGCAAGAAATAGGACCTCCTCTTCTCACTCCAGTCTCTGAAGATGAAG GAATTCAAAATGTCCCTGCTTGGACAGCTCAGTATTCTACAAACCTGGTCCCTCAATATGCTGTTGCGATCCTTCAGTCTAATCGATGGCCTGGAGCATATGCCTTTGCATCTGGCAG gagATTTGATAATATCTACTTAGGCTGGGGTCACAAATACAGTCCAGAAAACCATACGCCCTCACTGCCTCCACCAGTGCAAACAGAATACCCCAGTGGGCCAGAAATCACTGAGACAAATGACCCTACTGTGGAAGAGGAACAAGCTCTCAAGGCTGCACAAGAAGAAGCCTTagctgcagctggggaagaggaagaggaggaagaagatgagGATGAGGACGAGGATGATTGA